A region of Bifidobacterium adolescentis ATCC 15703 DNA encodes the following proteins:
- a CDS encoding DUF6541 family protein produces the protein MKQHSTDNTIPTAADDAVDEADSAVAASKTTDETTAKTTDKISSKTTNDTLPLPCDSAVPRLSRIALPVCSAIGVALAAAIVWAWFPHGSAAWTNPLHEIDAPAHYYFIRKILGEGVGAATHLWPNDGYYPPLFHLLAAGMIKLASLFGVNLSIYVAFNTVWLATSGLVWPIAIQLYASYFTRRLSHSAQSVCSPRFANARKSSARNVASVVVPLFPAILALIIPPLAVASASHPFQMLASGPLIAFGLAATLLPFWLYATLRLLDALATREHLVKWIIWFFVTAGVCMFAHPRIVFTWLLLMAPFVLTRLPWKAIAGLAGVVVLGAAVFLVYMMSSYKSDRYFNPASWFHTFVPNRTVPEALKIYVTDNIGGVQGWFMAAIVLIAFAVTVAAIIRPQWFAANRADSATVPGASAIDRASDSTSAQPHEQVADFAAMPADRRNRKTSVSYRTPRSDASQLRRDAIAILLAFFLVGLVYVCSTALTGWFPNIVAAAWYRAETRPLTMIPFGVLPLIVFAAVVLLRAGRLPNVTKIIAIVLLAALAISCQFGNTVRSALSDAVYANMTIDDARPDEQLTATKEKILKKVVKETGTDSVVVSDPLNGSMYATAMYGADMLFPIYNAKAEKNGAIFGQTENAFASGDGKVLTNTVCPLSADGDAYFLSMGGQAPSLQMFTFKQQYDTFHDQKLIDQYAKDGTMRKVQDYSNMASYAKGWALYQFNCQ, from the coding sequence ATGAAGCAGCACAGCACAGACAATACGATTCCCACAGCGGCCGACGACGCAGTCGATGAAGCCGACAGCGCAGTCGCCGCAAGCAAGACGACAGACGAAACGACGGCTAAAACGACGGACAAGATATCAAGCAAGACGACGAACGATACTTTGCCTTTGCCTTGCGATTCCGCCGTTCCCCGCTTATCCCGCATCGCACTGCCGGTCTGTTCCGCCATCGGCGTCGCGCTCGCCGCTGCGATCGTATGGGCCTGGTTTCCGCACGGTTCCGCCGCTTGGACGAACCCATTGCACGAAATCGACGCGCCCGCGCACTATTACTTCATCCGCAAGATCCTCGGCGAAGGCGTCGGCGCGGCCACCCACCTGTGGCCGAACGACGGATACTATCCGCCGTTGTTCCATCTGCTTGCAGCCGGCATGATTAAGCTCGCCAGCTTGTTCGGCGTCAATCTGTCGATTTACGTCGCGTTCAACACGGTCTGGCTGGCCACATCCGGCTTGGTTTGGCCGATTGCGATTCAGCTGTACGCTTCCTATTTCACGCGTCGCCTGTCGCATTCGGCACAATCCGTATGCTCCCCCCGATTTGCGAACGCACGAAAGTCCTCGGCCCGCAATGTCGCGTCTGTCGTAGTTCCGCTATTCCCCGCGATACTCGCGCTCATCATCCCCCCGCTCGCCGTCGCTTCCGCCTCGCACCCCTTCCAAATGCTGGCTTCCGGTCCGCTGATCGCCTTCGGCCTGGCCGCCACGCTTCTGCCGTTCTGGCTGTACGCCACACTTCGCCTGCTCGACGCGCTCGCCACCCGCGAACACCTCGTCAAATGGATCATATGGTTCTTCGTCACTGCCGGCGTCTGCATGTTCGCCCATCCGCGCATCGTGTTCACCTGGCTCCTGCTCATGGCCCCCTTCGTACTGACGCGACTGCCGTGGAAAGCCATCGCAGGCCTTGCTGGCGTAGTGGTTCTCGGCGCCGCCGTGTTCCTCGTATACATGATGTCCAGCTACAAATCGGACCGCTACTTCAATCCCGCCAGCTGGTTCCACACCTTCGTTCCGAACCGCACGGTGCCCGAAGCGCTCAAAATCTACGTCACCGACAATATCGGCGGCGTGCAAGGCTGGTTCATGGCCGCAATCGTGCTGATCGCGTTTGCCGTCACCGTCGCAGCCATCATCCGCCCGCAATGGTTCGCCGCCAATCGCGCCGATTCCGCTACTGTGCCCGGCGCTTCTGCGATTGACCGTGCATCCGATAGCACGTCAGCGCAACCGCACGAACAGGTTGCCGATTTTGCGGCTATGCCTGCCGATCGTAGGAATCGCAAGACTTCCGTCAGCTACCGCACTCCACGTTCCGACGCCTCGCAACTCCGCCGCGACGCGATCGCCATTCTGCTGGCCTTCTTCCTGGTCGGTCTTGTCTACGTCTGCTCGACCGCGCTGACTGGCTGGTTCCCCAACATCGTGGCCGCCGCCTGGTATCGCGCCGAAACCCGACCGCTTACCATGATTCCGTTCGGCGTGCTGCCGCTGATCGTCTTCGCCGCCGTCGTATTGTTGCGTGCCGGCCGTCTGCCGAACGTCACGAAAATCATTGCGATTGTTCTGCTTGCGGCGCTCGCCATTTCCTGCCAATTCGGCAATACTGTTCGTTCCGCCCTGTCGGATGCCGTCTATGCGAATATGACGATTGACGATGCGCGGCCGGACGAGCAGCTCACTGCCACGAAGGAGAAGATTCTCAAGAAGGTGGTGAAGGAGACTGGTACCGATTCGGTGGTGGTTTCCGATCCGCTGAACGGTTCCATGTATGCGACGGCGATGTACGGCGCGGATATGCTGTTCCCGATTTACAACGCGAAGGCCGAGAAGAATGGTGCGATTTTCGGTCAGACGGAGAATGCGTTCGCGTCGGGCGACGGCAAGGTGCTGACGAATACCGTCTGCCCGCTGAGCGCGGATGGCGATGCATACTTCCTGAGCATGGGTGGCCAGGCGCCGAGCCTGCAGATGTTCACGTTCAAGCAGCAGTACGACACGTTCCACGATCAAAAGCTGATCGACCAGTACGCCAAAGATGGCACGATGCGCAAGGTTCAGGATTATTCGAATATGGCTTCATATGCGAAGGGCTGGGCGTTGTACCAGTTCAACTGCCAGTGA
- a CDS encoding ABC transporter permease, with translation MFVLKNAWAALGRVKWRTALTALLALLVSFSAAVDLAVLRADDKANNETYQSQKASAVIRPSAKVTAKRDGADSNYTANYMTWDMYTKYAEAVQKNNLTFEYTLATSVPVRASKSLQAIAAKRDTSEDKTGGNLTLQAFYTNDAAKINDYGTFKVVKGKQLNYKTANDGVLVSQAVAKKNNLKVGDKVTVGNPTKASETYKFTVRGIYEYTGETPAGYGSDAKYAKDNRENVVYTSYINFAQSGLDVAGTKGWAIPNLNIIFTLTDSATYNKFVRLVTKAKLDTSKFTISSPSLDAYKKRIAPLDAAAKAARTALLATLIVGGLALLALVLWAAIGGRRDEIGMAMVSGVTKGRLGWQFMLETFMMTVPGWAIGLIAGALLAKPLGTAWAGGQAVAITSASVWNMIWYGLGACLVLGIIAFMRVGFFDLGQLFAGRSDDSNESAEAKNADEPEETVESTERTEVNA, from the coding sequence ATGTTCGTTCTCAAGAACGCATGGGCTGCGCTCGGTCGCGTCAAATGGCGTACCGCGCTGACGGCTTTGCTTGCACTGCTGGTGTCGTTCTCAGCCGCCGTGGATCTGGCGGTGCTGAGGGCAGATGACAAGGCGAATAACGAAACATACCAATCGCAGAAAGCTTCGGCGGTAATTCGGCCGAGCGCGAAAGTCACTGCGAAACGCGACGGCGCGGACTCCAATTACACCGCCAATTACATGACGTGGGACATGTACACCAAGTACGCGGAAGCGGTGCAGAAGAACAACTTGACGTTCGAATACACGCTCGCCACGTCGGTGCCGGTGCGCGCCAGCAAGTCGCTGCAGGCGATCGCGGCGAAAAGAGACACGAGCGAGGACAAGACCGGCGGCAACCTGACGTTGCAAGCCTTCTACACGAACGATGCGGCGAAAATCAACGACTACGGCACGTTCAAAGTGGTCAAGGGCAAGCAGCTGAACTACAAGACGGCCAACGACGGCGTGCTGGTCTCTCAGGCAGTGGCCAAGAAGAATAATCTCAAAGTGGGCGACAAGGTGACCGTCGGCAATCCGACGAAGGCTTCCGAAACCTACAAATTCACCGTGCGCGGCATCTACGAGTACACCGGCGAGACGCCGGCCGGATACGGTTCCGACGCGAAATACGCGAAAGACAACCGCGAGAACGTGGTGTACACGTCGTACATCAACTTCGCGCAAAGCGGTCTGGATGTGGCCGGCACCAAGGGCTGGGCCATCCCGAACCTCAACATCATCTTCACGCTGACCGATTCGGCCACATACAACAAGTTCGTGCGACTGGTGACAAAGGCCAAGCTGGACACGTCGAAGTTCACGATCTCATCGCCGTCGCTTGATGCGTACAAGAAGCGCATCGCACCGCTGGACGCCGCCGCCAAGGCCGCGCGCACGGCGTTGTTGGCGACCCTGATCGTCGGCGGGCTCGCGCTGCTGGCATTGGTGCTGTGGGCCGCGATCGGTGGACGCCGTGACGAAATCGGCATGGCGATGGTTTCCGGCGTCACCAAGGGACGTTTGGGATGGCAATTCATGCTGGAAACGTTCATGATGACCGTTCCAGGCTGGGCAATCGGATTGATTGCCGGCGCGCTGCTGGCCAAGCCGCTTGGCACCGCATGGGCCGGTGGACAGGCTGTGGCCATCACATCCGCATCCGTGTGGAACATGATCTGGTACGGACTGGGCGCCTGCCTGGTTCTGGGCATCATCGCGTTCATGCGCGTGGGATTCTTCGATTTGGGTCAGCTGTTCGCAGGCCGTTCTGACGATTCGAACGAATCTGCCGAAGCGAAGAACGCAGACGAGCCGGAGGAAACAGTCGAGTCGACGGAACGTACGGAGGTGAACGCATGA
- a CDS encoding ATP-binding cassette domain-containing protein, translated as MSEKDVKDNETEALNNDAAENADIEAGETDMATSIESVDFAVVYDDGGDSIATESAENAENTEGIATEDSVASDNANRVNETLALGATDDEQSLDQHETVQADSATSVSSQIDREIKHHRKKDAFFFKANPTFALDHVTVHNRKTGRNVLNDVSLAFHAGATHAVLVDAEDVEQHQALVATMVGMMRTTSGNVMHKSTNLADATPVDVLGHRIGFIPQRFAVRGDLDAEGNVLYAMDASNRNFLQPKPVIARELLKRVGFEEVTSGLPVGKMSALDQRRVAIARALSCEAEVIIADEPTAGLNRDDAAVVLGLLKKAKRDEDRKRAIIVVTDNPEVADQMEHCAELE; from the coding sequence ATGAGCGAGAAAGACGTGAAAGACAACGAAACCGAAGCATTGAACAACGATGCTGCGGAAAACGCGGACATCGAGGCGGGCGAAACCGATATGGCCACGTCGATCGAATCGGTCGATTTCGCGGTGGTGTATGACGATGGAGGCGATTCCATCGCAACCGAATCGGCAGAAAACGCGGAAAATACGGAAGGCATCGCCACGGAAGACAGCGTTGCCAGCGACAACGCGAATCGCGTGAACGAAACGCTCGCATTGGGCGCGACCGACGACGAACAGTCGCTCGACCAGCACGAAACCGTACAGGCGGACTCCGCAACCAGCGTGTCATCGCAGATCGACCGCGAAATCAAACATCATCGCAAGAAGGACGCATTCTTCTTCAAAGCGAACCCGACATTCGCGCTCGACCATGTGACGGTGCACAACCGCAAAACCGGTCGCAACGTGCTCAACGACGTTTCCCTGGCGTTCCATGCCGGCGCGACCCACGCGGTGCTGGTGGATGCCGAAGATGTCGAACAGCATCAGGCGCTGGTGGCCACCATGGTCGGCATGATGCGGACGACCAGCGGCAACGTGATGCACAAAAGCACGAACCTCGCCGACGCGACACCGGTCGACGTGCTTGGACACCGCATCGGTTTCATTCCGCAGCGGTTCGCCGTGCGCGGCGACCTTGACGCGGAAGGCAACGTGTTGTACGCCATGGACGCGTCGAACCGCAATTTCCTGCAGCCCAAGCCGGTGATTGCGCGCGAGCTGCTCAAGCGCGTGGGATTCGAGGAAGTGACTTCCGGTCTGCCGGTGGGCAAGATGAGTGCGTTGGACCAGCGTCGTGTGGCAATCGCGCGTGCGCTGAGCTGCGAGGCGGAGGTGATTATTGCCGACGAGCCGACCGCTGGATTGAACCGTGACGACGCCGCCGTGGTGCTGGGGCTGCTGAAGAAGGCCAAGCGCGATGAAGATCGTAAGCGTGCGATTATTGTGGTGACCGATAATCCGGAGGTCGCCGATCAGATGGAGCATTGCGCGGAGCTTGAGTAG
- a CDS encoding HD domain-containing protein produces MTNESNETTESNKPTTGYIPTLAQVDELHRKIAQSQAAYDLIHGHCVVVADIARRMARRQNALFTRRCTLPTDAPEKTGDFGLELTKDNTGEESLGMLHMPAVPSTEGLTGGTVPPRLIDEHLVVIGGLLHDIGTYFLLKQDGSDGEPLKFDGPHYVQHGLKGYEYLLNEGVDESIAQFARNHTGVGLTRETVESQGLPLPPADYVPMNLEQEVVMVADKYNSKSIPPKFLTAEAYTRKAARFGESNKREWLRLLERYGVLDVKPLAEQYHMRIAE; encoded by the coding sequence ATGACGAACGAATCGAACGAAACAACCGAATCGAACAAGCCGACGACCGGCTATATCCCCACTCTTGCGCAAGTGGATGAGCTACATCGCAAAATCGCGCAATCGCAAGCCGCATACGACCTTATCCACGGCCATTGCGTGGTCGTGGCCGACATCGCCCGCCGCATGGCCCGCCGGCAGAACGCGCTGTTCACCCGCCGCTGCACCCTGCCGACGGACGCTCCCGAAAAAACCGGCGACTTCGGGCTGGAACTGACGAAAGACAATACCGGCGAGGAATCGCTCGGCATGTTGCACATGCCTGCGGTGCCGTCCACGGAAGGGCTGACCGGAGGTACCGTTCCGCCGCGGCTCATCGACGAGCATCTGGTGGTCATTGGCGGTTTGCTGCACGACATCGGCACGTATTTCCTGCTCAAGCAGGACGGTTCCGACGGCGAACCGCTCAAATTCGACGGTCCGCACTATGTTCAGCACGGGCTCAAAGGCTACGAATACTTGCTGAACGAGGGCGTTGACGAATCGATCGCCCAGTTCGCACGCAACCACACAGGTGTGGGCCTCACCCGCGAAACCGTGGAATCGCAGGGATTGCCGTTGCCCCCGGCCGACTACGTGCCGATGAACCTCGAGCAGGAGGTCGTCATGGTGGCGGACAAGTACAACAGCAAGTCGATTCCGCCGAAGTTCCTGACCGCCGAAGCCTACACGCGCAAGGCCGCCCGTTTCGGCGAAAGCAACAAGCGCGAATGGCTGCGCCTTCTGGAACGCTACGGCGTCCTCGACGTCAAACCGCTCGCCGAGCAGTACCACATGCGCATCGCCGAGTAG
- a CDS encoding class II glutamine amidotransferase translates to MCRLLGFATAGSNTNLNGVLGMQNVRDFRNLSEIHNDGWGAALITVPDESPYRRDGGAPTPETGTAIYKNTIAARHDPIFDELANTPARGGLWHLRLASSNLPLILENQQPFYANGLSFIHNGDISDDQGRNIITNRAFPVDPSIVQSTGGRSDSAIFFAVILQYIGFGFALDEAVAQAVRELRKSYPKSSYNCMIQSQDQFIALCAAGREVTSKRIVEIYDQYGRGEQARDYRVLRYRALGGNDDQSKGVVVASSGFDQRAEDGWTRLENDQMIVASNRTGEFRVRSI, encoded by the coding sequence ATGTGCAGATTACTTGGATTCGCGACGGCAGGCAGCAACACCAACCTCAATGGCGTGCTCGGCATGCAGAACGTGCGCGATTTCCGAAATCTGAGCGAGATCCACAACGACGGCTGGGGCGCCGCGCTGATCACCGTGCCAGACGAATCGCCATACCGTCGCGACGGCGGTGCGCCGACTCCGGAAACCGGCACCGCGATCTACAAAAACACCATCGCCGCCCGTCATGATCCGATTTTCGACGAGCTCGCCAACACTCCGGCGCGCGGCGGCCTGTGGCACCTGCGCTTGGCCAGCTCCAACCTGCCGCTGATTCTTGAGAACCAGCAGCCCTTCTATGCGAACGGCCTGAGCTTCATCCACAATGGCGACATTTCTGACGACCAGGGCCGCAACATCATTACGAACCGTGCATTCCCGGTCGATCCGAGCATCGTGCAGTCCACTGGCGGCCGTTCCGATTCCGCCATTTTCTTCGCCGTCATCCTGCAATACATCGGCTTTGGCTTCGCACTCGACGAGGCGGTGGCGCAGGCCGTGCGTGAACTGCGCAAAAGCTATCCGAAGTCCAGCTACAACTGCATGATCCAAAGCCAGGACCAGTTCATCGCCCTGTGCGCGGCCGGACGTGAGGTCACGTCCAAGCGCATCGTCGAAATCTACGACCAGTACGGTCGCGGCGAGCAGGCGCGCGACTATCGCGTGCTGCGCTACCGTGCGCTCGGCGGAAACGACGATCAGTCGAAGGGCGTGGTCGTGGCCAGCTCCGGTTTCGACCAGCGCGCCGAAGACGGCTGGACCCGCCTCGAAAACGACCAGATGATCGTGGCTTCCAACCGCACCGGCGAATTCCGCGTCCGTTCCATCTGA
- a CDS encoding KUP/HAK/KT family potassium transporter has product MANEPNEEEQSLLHAATYTQAPKVSHKVLTKEERQTLIKEHEAQQQEAAKLDEAASKGRIGRWWSRLQSGPDKITPAMAIVALGVVYGDIGTSPLYTMQTFLNGQGGLAHTDRAAVLGILSLVFWSITLITTVKYVFIAMRIDNNGEGGIFALYSLIRKYGAWLAIPAMLGGAAFLADSVLTPAVSISSAVEGLETLPLLEPIMSGNKELTLMITIVIIVCLFAVQSRGTERIGRTFGTVVMIWFSFLAVVGLVNLSSDWSVLEALNPVYGVEFLFSHHNAAGLAVMGTVFLSTTGAEALYSDMGHVGRGNIYFTWPFIKIALVFCYFGQGAWMLNHWDDTAYNHMHGLNPFFEMMTPSVRYVAVLLSVCAGVIASQALITGAYTMVSEATRLNWMPHLQVRYPARTRGQLYIPVVNAVLCVSTLLVLAMFRDSEHISAAYGLALTVTMITTTILLAVYIWHDGKRVGAVVFTVVFLAIQFLFFFASMAKFLHGGWFTMLLTLAILLIMYTWNEGTKLERAQRRHMQPADCVPVLKRLHEDDSIPYFADNIVYLTSDPEMKRVDTDIFFSIFADHPKRARAWWAVSVETSDNPFTREYSVENFGTDFLFRVRIRLGFKVSQSIPAYIHQIMNDLSKSGDLPKQTTRYPKLDADPNIGPIRYVLIHKALMPESKVSQKGAISLQIKYAIRHLAGSPVKWFGLAPYNPLIEIQPLFLATERPPRLKRV; this is encoded by the coding sequence ATGGCTAACGAGCCGAACGAAGAAGAACAGTCGCTGCTTCACGCAGCGACGTACACGCAGGCGCCAAAGGTCTCGCACAAGGTCCTGACCAAGGAGGAGCGCCAGACGCTCATCAAGGAGCACGAGGCGCAGCAGCAGGAAGCCGCGAAACTTGACGAGGCCGCCAGCAAGGGCCGCATCGGCCGCTGGTGGAGCCGTCTCCAGTCCGGCCCGGACAAAATCACGCCGGCCATGGCCATCGTGGCGCTTGGCGTGGTATACGGCGACATCGGTACCTCGCCGCTGTACACCATGCAGACGTTCCTCAACGGCCAAGGCGGTTTGGCGCATACGGATCGCGCCGCGGTGCTGGGCATCCTGTCGCTGGTCTTCTGGTCGATCACGCTGATCACCACCGTCAAATACGTGTTCATCGCCATGCGCATCGACAACAACGGCGAAGGCGGCATCTTCGCACTGTATTCGCTGATCCGCAAATATGGGGCATGGCTTGCGATTCCCGCCATGCTGGGCGGCGCCGCGTTCCTCGCCGATTCCGTGCTTACGCCGGCCGTCTCGATCAGCTCGGCAGTGGAAGGCTTGGAAACACTGCCGCTGCTGGAACCGATCATGAGCGGAAACAAAGAACTGACGCTGATGATCACCATTGTGATCATCGTCTGCCTGTTCGCAGTGCAGTCGCGCGGTACCGAACGCATCGGCCGCACGTTCGGCACGGTGGTCATGATCTGGTTCTCGTTCCTCGCCGTCGTCGGCTTGGTGAACCTGAGCTCCGATTGGAGCGTGCTTGAAGCGCTGAATCCGGTGTACGGCGTGGAGTTCCTCTTCAGCCACCACAATGCGGCAGGCCTCGCCGTCATGGGCACCGTGTTCCTGTCCACCACCGGCGCCGAAGCGCTGTATTCCGACATGGGCCACGTCGGCCGCGGCAACATCTACTTCACGTGGCCGTTCATCAAGATCGCCCTTGTGTTCTGCTATTTCGGCCAGGGCGCGTGGATGCTCAACCATTGGGACGACACCGCGTACAACCACATGCACGGCCTTAATCCGTTCTTTGAAATGATGACCCCGTCCGTGCGTTACGTGGCGGTGCTGCTGTCCGTGTGCGCCGGCGTGATTGCTTCGCAGGCGTTGATCACCGGCGCCTACACCATGGTTTCCGAAGCGACGCGACTCAACTGGATGCCCCACCTGCAGGTGCGCTATCCGGCTCGTACCCGCGGCCAGCTGTACATTCCGGTGGTCAACGCCGTGCTGTGCGTCTCCACCCTGCTGGTTTTGGCGATGTTCCGCGATTCGGAGCATATTTCCGCCGCGTACGGCCTGGCATTGACCGTCACGATGATCACCACGACGATTCTGCTGGCCGTCTACATTTGGCACGATGGCAAGCGCGTCGGCGCGGTCGTGTTCACAGTGGTGTTCCTGGCCATCCAGTTCCTGTTCTTCTTCGCTTCGATGGCGAAGTTCCTGCACGGTGGCTGGTTCACCATGCTGCTGACATTGGCGATTCTGCTGATTATGTACACGTGGAACGAAGGCACGAAGCTGGAACGCGCGCAACGCCGGCATATGCAGCCCGCCGATTGCGTGCCGGTTCTGAAGCGGCTTCATGAGGACGATTCGATTCCGTATTTCGCGGACAACATCGTCTATCTGACGTCCGATCCGGAAATGAAGCGTGTCGATACCGACATCTTCTTCTCGATTTTCGCGGACCATCCGAAGCGCGCCCGCGCATGGTGGGCGGTGTCGGTGGAAACGTCCGACAACCCGTTCACGCGCGAGTATTCGGTGGAGAATTTCGGCACGGACTTCCTGTTCCGCGTGCGTATTCGCTTGGGCTTCAAGGTGTCGCAGTCGATTCCTGCATACATCCACCAGATCATGAACGATCTGTCGAAGTCCGGCGATCTGCCCAAGCAGACCACCCGCTACCCGAAGCTGGATGCCGATCCGAACATCGGACCTATCCGCTACGTGCTGATTCACAAGGCGTTGATGCCCGAGTCGAAGGTGTCCCAGAAGGGCGCGATCTCACTGCAGATCAAGTACGCGATTCGTCATTTGGCCGGCTCTCCGGTCAAATGGTTCGGACTCGCTCCCTACAATCCGCTGATTGAGATTCAGCCGCTGTTCCTCGCCACCGAGCGTCCGCCGCGTCTGAAGCGCGTGTGA
- a CDS encoding TatD family hydrolase, translating to MSKHHRNRNWAPAPQPLPEDAHVIDNHTHVASVVPFSQAMSHEAMEKGQGEVPVYSVDELLEQAQKVGVEGVIDCGCELPNLMTAIDMAREHPGTVHAAIAIHPNEAVLHGHRGAPGPDGLPIKYKPWHDIPFDEAMAEVHRLATTYPNQVVAIGETGMDLFRTGESAKELQREAFRAHVALAKELNLPMQIHDRDSHKEVIETLLADGAPERTVFHSYSGDAEMGEIARENGWYLSLSGTSSYKGNDGIRESAKLVGMSHVMVETDAPYLSPMPYRGRTNAPYMIPYTLQALADYLDRPLAEIAKATRETTREVYGI from the coding sequence ATGAGCAAGCACCACCGCAATCGCAATTGGGCCCCGGCCCCACAGCCGCTGCCCGAAGACGCGCACGTCATCGACAACCACACCCACGTCGCATCCGTCGTGCCATTCTCCCAAGCCATGAGTCACGAAGCCATGGAAAAAGGCCAAGGCGAAGTACCCGTCTACAGCGTCGACGAACTGCTGGAACAAGCCCAGAAAGTCGGCGTCGAAGGCGTAATCGACTGCGGCTGCGAGCTGCCCAACCTCATGACCGCCATCGACATGGCCCGCGAACACCCCGGAACCGTGCACGCCGCAATCGCCATACACCCCAACGAAGCCGTGCTGCACGGCCACCGCGGCGCACCCGGCCCCGATGGCCTGCCCATCAAATACAAGCCCTGGCACGACATCCCCTTCGACGAAGCCATGGCCGAAGTGCACCGCCTCGCCACCACCTACCCCAACCAGGTCGTCGCCATCGGCGAAACCGGCATGGACCTGTTTCGTACCGGCGAATCCGCCAAGGAACTGCAACGCGAGGCGTTCCGCGCCCACGTCGCGCTCGCCAAGGAACTCAACCTGCCCATGCAAATCCATGACCGCGACTCGCACAAGGAAGTCATCGAAACGTTGCTCGCCGACGGAGCCCCCGAACGTACCGTGTTCCACAGCTACTCCGGCGACGCCGAAATGGGCGAAATCGCCCGCGAAAACGGTTGGTATCTCAGCCTTTCCGGCACATCCAGCTACAAAGGCAACGACGGAATCCGCGAATCGGCGAAACTCGTCGGCATGAGCCACGTCATGGTCGAAACCGATGCCCCCTACTTAAGTCCGATGCCCTACCGCGGCCGCACCAACGCGCCGTATATGATCCCGTACACCCTGCAGGCGCTCGCCGACTATCTTGACAGACCGTTGGCTGAAATCGCCAAAGCCACGCGTGAAACGACGCGCGAAGTGTACGGTATCTAA